The Moraxella nasicaprae sequence TCATCAATATCATGCGTGATGATAAGACAAGTTAATCCTAATGACTGCTGAAAACGCCGAAACCAATCATACATTTGTGTTTTGGTGACATAATCCAATGCCGAGAAAGGCTCGTCCAGCAACATCAGATGGTCATTGCTAAGATAAGTGCGTAATAAAGCCGCCCGCTGCTTTTGTCCGCCCGACAATGTTTGGGGATATTTTGATAGCAAGCCGTCAAGCCCAAATTCTGCCTGATGACGATGGATTTGGGCATGGATTTGGGTTTTTGACACACCTTGTAGCACCAATGGTAAGGCAATGTTGTCATACACGCTCTTAAATGGCAGTAGCAAGTCTTTTTGGAGCATATATCCCACATGACCTGCCTGCCCCGTTCTGTCTTGTCCATCTATCAGCACTTTGCCTGCTTGCGGTGTAATCAGACCAGAAGCGATGTTAAACAAAGTTGTTTTGCCAACACCGCTTGCACCAACAATCGCCACCACATCAGCCGTCTTGACGGATAAGTTTAGTTTATCAAATAAAGGTTTTTGTTCGCCTGATGCGATGGTAAAACTATGGCAAATGCCATCAAGTCGCAATTTATCAAAGGTATGGGTCATTGTGGCAAATAGTCATTGCTGACGCCTGCTTGTGGAGCAAAAGGCTTATCAATCAGCTTATGTTGATACACCCAATCAAAAAAAGAATCCCAGCGAGCATAGTCAAATCTACCCCATTGACCATTTTTATCCAGATAGGTTGGCGAAATATAGGCTTGGCTGGCCATCGCCAATTCTGGATTGATTTCTGGGGCGTGTTTCATCAAAATCTTCGCACTTTCTTCTGGATTTTTGGCGGCATACAGATAACCTGCTTCGATGGCAGCCAAGGCTTTTTTGTAGCGTTCTGGATTGTCTGCCAATGCCTTACTGTTGGCAATCAAAACTGGTGAATAATAGTCAAAGACAGGATTGGTATCTTTTAAATAAAAGAAATTGGTATCGACACCCTTGATGCCAGCATGAATGCCGTCCCAGCTATAATATGCCAAAATATAGTCAAACTGATTCATACGCAATGCTGTTGTTGCATCGGTGCTTTCACCAGGAATTTTGACCAAATTATCGCCAACCACACTAGCAACCGTAGCATCGTCCACAGGGTCTTCCCAAGTTGAATAGCGTTTGCCGTTCAAATCAGCTGGTGAAGTTGCTCCCAATGATTTTAGTGATAACAAACCTGCACTGTTGCTTTGTGTGATGGCGGCAACTGCCGTGATTGGCTCGCCTTTGTTTAAGCGTTTGACCATGTTGGGCTGAAAATACACTCCAAAATCTGCCCGACCACTTGCCACCAATGTGGAGGTGCTGTCTTCGCTGGGCTGTACGATTTTGGCATCAAACCCTTGTTTAGCAAAATAACCCTGATCCAACGCCACATACAAGCCTGTATGATTGGTGTTTGGCACCCAATCTAGGGCGATGATTAACTCTTGGAGTTGTTCTGGGTTTGCCACTTGCTTGTCTGCTTTGTCTTGGCAAGCACCCAAGCCCAATGCTGCCAGCAACGCTGTACCCATCATCAACGATTTTGGAAAAAATTTCATCAATCACTCCTTGTTTTTGTAGTGCATGGCACGATTTTCAAGCCATTTCACTAATGCAATCAACAGCAAAGTTAAAAAACTGATTAAAAAAATGACCGCAAACATATTATCCAGTTCGTAGGATTTTCGCACTCGGGTCATATACACACCAAGCCCATGATAGCCACCAAGCCACTCTGCCACTACCGCAGAAATGAGTGCGTAGGATAATGCCACTTTTAATCCTGTAAAAAAATATCCCATTGCAGAGGGTATTTTTAGGTGTATGTAAGTCTGATAAGTGGTTGCTTTCATGGATTTAAATAGATTGAGCTGTTCGTTTTCAACCGAACGATAACCGTCCAATAACGCAATGGTCATCGGAAAAAATACCGATAAAACCACCAGCACCACTTTGGGCAAAATCCCATAACCCAACCAAATGACCAACAAAGGTGCGATGGCAATCGTGGGAATGGTCTGATTAAGCAATAAAATCGGATAAACTTTTTGGCGAAATCCTTTGGATAAATCCATCAAAATGGACAAAATAAAGCTCAATAATAGCCCTATTGCAGTACCAAGAAACGCTGTGGCAAGCGTGTACTGAGCATGATGAGCCAGCAACAAGGCATCATCAAATAGTGCTTGCAAGATTTGGCTAGGACTGGGTAATAAATAATCAGGCAACACCCCTATCATCACCACGCCCTGCCATACCGCCAGCAATAAGATGACCAAGCTATATTGCCCAAATAATGCACCCAAGCGAACAAAGGCTTTCATGGCTATTTTGGGTAAAATTTAATAGAAATATTATAACAAAAGATAAACAAAAAGCCAAAACAAAGATGAATCTGCTTGGCTTTTTAGTGATTTATTCAATCGCTTGTAGTGCCAACTGCTCGGCTGACTGCACCGCAGGACGCTTGGCAATGGTTTTTGCCCAGCGAATCAGGTGTGTGTATTCATGAGCGGATAAAAATTCATAGGCATTATAATGCTCGCTCACATATAATTGACCCAAACACAGTCTGCCATACCAAGGATAAATCGCCATATCTGCCACAGTATAATCATCGCCAACCATATATTGATGGGTTGCCAAATGTTGATTAAGTACATCAAGTTGGCGTTTGGCTTCCATGGCATAGCGGTTGATTGGGTATTCTTGGGCAAAAGGAGCATAGGCATAAAAATGCCCAAAGCCACCACCTAAAAATGGTGCAGACCCCATTTGCCACATCAACCAAGATAAAGTCTGAGCATTTTTTATGGTGTCTGTTGGTAAAAATTCGCCATATTTTTGGGCAAGATACAACAAAATCGCCCCGCTTTCAAATAATTTAACGGGGGTGTCGCCAGAATAATCCACCAAAGCAGGGATTTTTGAGTTTGGGTTAATATCCACAAAATCCGAGCCAAATTGCTGACCTGACATGATGTCAATCTTATAAGCATCGTAGCCAGAGATTTTGCCTAATTTTTTAATTTCTTCTAAAATAATATTAACTTTAATGCCGTTGGGAGTGTTGAGGCTGTACAATTGATAATCAAATTCGCCTTTGGGTAAGGATTGTATGTGCGTTGCTCCTGAGGTTGGGCGATTTGTACCGCCAAATTTACCACCATTTTGGTTTTTGACGGTCTCATAATCCCAGATTTTAGGTACTGTATAGCTCATTGATTGCTCCAAAAAATATTTTGGTTAAAGTAGCACATCATCATTTAAGTTACAAGTCTTGACATACAAAAAAATCCTGCTTTATTTGACAGGATTTTTTTGTATTGCATCATTCGCTAACAAAGGCGATTTTATTTAGACCTACGCCACTGGCTGTGGCAAGCACTTGGGCAACCATGTCATATTTGCCCTCTTTGTCTGCTCGTAGATTGATTTGTGGATTTTTGCCAGCCAATACCTGATCGCCAAATCGTTTATTTAATTCATCTAAACTGATGGCCTCTTTGTCCCAATAAATTTGACTTTGGGCATCGATGCTGATTTGTACCACTTCTGGCGGTGTATCATTGATGCTGGCAGAAGTTTTTGGCAAATCCAGTGGCACGCTTGGATTAAGCACCGTCGCTGTTACCAAAAAGATAATCATCAATACCAGCATAATATCAATCAATGGAATAAGATTCATCTCATTCATGCCTTGATTGTCGCCATCACCTAATTCAAATGCCATAATCTTCTCTCTTATCCTGTGCTTATAGTGCTGTACGAGCCAAAATTTGATGGGCGGTATCAGTCGCAATATGCAAGGCACGCTTATTGATGCGAGTGGAAATATTATAAAAAATGACCGCAGGAATTGCCACTGCCAGACCAAGACCTGTCATAATCAAGGCTTCACCCACAGGACCTGCAACCTGAGCCAAACCTGCCTGACCTGTTGCACCAATGCTATGCAAAGCATGAAAGATACCCCAAACCGTACCAAATAGTCCAATAAATGGGGCAATGGACGCTGTTGTACCAAGGATTGGCAATCCTTTTTCAAGCTCAAAACGATGGCGGGCAATTTGTTGCAATAGTCGTTGCTCGGTTGCCATCTTTTTTTGATTAAATTCAAGCCCAGCCAGTTCAGGCTCAATGCTTTTCATCGCTTGATTTAGCTGCTCATCAATCGTGCCAGCCATTTGCTTGGATTGCACCAAACGCACAATACCAACCACCCATGACACCAATGACAATGCCAATAAGATAAAAAATAAGGTCTTACTCACCGCATCAGTATGCGACCAATAAAATGCAAAATCCATAATAACCTCTAATTTAATCAAATACTATCTTAACTGAATATCAATAATATATGCACCCCTACCCCCTTTACTATTGCCATTTAGGACATTTGGGTGTAGTTGTGCTTGTCGAATTCGTCTGCGAATCTCTCTTTCTAGGTCTTTATCCGAACGAATATGAACGCCTTTGATATCGGTGATTTTACCCTGTGCATCAAAGGTCAAATGAACATTTAGCTTAATGGCTTCTACGCTATCGGAGGTTAGCCCTGAGAAGTTTGGTGCTCGTTTCCAGCTGGCTGCTGATAATGTACCCAAATCAACAGATTTGCCTGATGATGAGCCATTTTCACTGCCATTATCCTTGCCCTTATCGCCAGCATCACCTTTGCCTTTACCGCCATCGCCCTTGCCACGACCTTGTGCTTGCTGTTGAGCGGCAGCTTCGGCAGCTTTACGAGCAGCTTCGGCTTTTTGGGCTTCGGCAGCTTTGCGGGCATTTTCGGCATCAAGACGCTCTTTTTC is a genomic window containing:
- a CDS encoding ABC transporter ATP-binding protein, producing MTHTFDKLRLDGICHSFTIASGEQKPLFDKLNLSVKTADVVAIVGASGVGKTTLFNIASGLITPQAGKVLIDGQDRTGQAGHVGYMLQKDLLLPFKSVYDNIALPLVLQGVSKTQIHAQIHRHQAEFGLDGLLSKYPQTLSGGQKQRAALLRTYLSNDHLMLLDEPFSALDYVTKTQMYDWFRRFQQSLGLTCLIITHDIDEAMYLADYIYVLSGFPATLSTPFIIPKQADFLHSQASLQLKRQILDAIAQ
- a CDS encoding ABC transporter substrate-binding protein, encoding MKFFPKSLMMGTALLAALGLGACQDKADKQVANPEQLQELIIALDWVPNTNHTGLYVALDQGYFAKQGFDAKIVQPSEDSTSTLVASGRADFGVYFQPNMVKRLNKGEPITAVAAITQSNSAGLLSLKSLGATSPADLNGKRYSTWEDPVDDATVASVVGDNLVKIPGESTDATTALRMNQFDYILAYYSWDGIHAGIKGVDTNFFYLKDTNPVFDYYSPVLIANSKALADNPERYKKALAAIEAGYLYAAKNPEESAKILMKHAPEINPELAMASQAYISPTYLDKNGQWGRFDYARWDSFFDWVYQHKLIDKPFAPQAGVSNDYLPQ
- a CDS encoding ABC transporter permease, with translation MKAFVRLGALFGQYSLVILLLAVWQGVVMIGVLPDYLLPSPSQILQALFDDALLLAHHAQYTLATAFLGTAIGLLLSFILSILMDLSKGFRQKVYPILLLNQTIPTIAIAPLLVIWLGYGILPKVVLVVLSVFFPMTIALLDGYRSVENEQLNLFKSMKATTYQTYIHLKIPSAMGYFFTGLKVALSYALISAVVAEWLGGYHGLGVYMTRVRKSYELDNMFAVIFLISFLTLLLIALVKWLENRAMHYKNKE
- the yghU gene encoding glutathione-dependent disulfide-bond oxidoreductase → MSYTVPKIWDYETVKNQNGGKFGGTNRPTSGATHIQSLPKGEFDYQLYSLNTPNGIKVNIILEEIKKLGKISGYDAYKIDIMSGQQFGSDFVDINPNSKIPALVDYSGDTPVKLFESGAILLYLAQKYGEFLPTDTIKNAQTLSWLMWQMGSAPFLGGGFGHFYAYAPFAQEYPINRYAMEAKRQLDVLNQHLATHQYMVGDDYTVADMAIYPWYGRLCLGQLYVSEHYNAYEFLSAHEYTHLIRWAKTIAKRPAVQSAEQLALQAIE
- a CDS encoding ExbD/TolR family protein; the encoded protein is MAFELGDGDNQGMNEMNLIPLIDIMLVLMIIFLVTATVLNPSVPLDLPKTSASINDTPPEVVQISIDAQSQIYWDKEAISLDELNKRFGDQVLAGKNPQINLRADKEGKYDMVAQVLATASGVGLNKIAFVSE
- a CDS encoding MotA/TolQ/ExbB proton channel family protein, whose product is MDFAFYWSHTDAVSKTLFFILLALSLVSWVVGIVRLVQSKQMAGTIDEQLNQAMKSIEPELAGLEFNQKKMATEQRLLQQIARHRFELEKGLPILGTTASIAPFIGLFGTVWGIFHALHSIGATGQAGLAQVAGPVGEALIMTGLGLAVAIPAVIFYNISTRINKRALHIATDTAHQILARTAL